In the Anomalospiza imberbis isolate Cuckoo-Finch-1a 21T00152 chromosome 3, ASM3175350v1, whole genome shotgun sequence genome, TTTTTTAGAGACAATACTAATtagtttgttttaaatttgtgTAGGTCCGTGCAGTGCTCTGCCTTTAAGTTAATGGGAGCTCCACAAGCTCAGAACTACTGCTAGATCAGAAAGTGAGCATGCTAAATACCGTCTCTGTTTGATTTCATGCAATACATGTATAGTAATTGATTAGCTTTAAACTCACTGCGTCTGTGACTTTCTGATACAAGGAAACAAAAGACTAATTAGTCAGCATAGGAATAAGAATAGCTTCCAGCTTCACCTGGCAACTATTTCGACTGTAAACTAGCATGACAGCACAAAGTAAATTAACACAGCAAGAGACTTACAAAACATTGGATAACTTCATTAGCAATAACAAGATATGCCAACTATAGGATTGCATGATAAAATAAGGGTAGGTAATTCTCATTTTTCATGGCAAAAGATCTTGAGTCAGCAAGAAGTTTGCTCCCCAAAACCTCTCTCAAACAATTCTGTgcaaaaacaaaccacaacaaAGATGCTTGTTACTGCTGCATGCAAGCAGTGATTAACAGGCCTTCAACAAGATTCAATCTATTATAGCAATTACAATATTCACATTACTGTGTGGCTCCCTGACTCCATAAAGTAGATTTGCATGGTTTCTTTTAATCTGTGGTTTGACATATTCTCTATAGTTTTTGAAATTTAGTATTTCCTCTTgcttaaaattaataaaaaattccCTTTATTAATTTAATAGGAACCCATCCACTAAGAAAACAATCATGTCCATTTATGAGTCATGTTCATATGTACCAAAAATACTGTTTGCACTGCCTTTAGTGGCAATGAAGGCCCAACTCTGTCAAATGCAATTGCAAAGCCAGAAAGGAGTAAAATGGTCTACCTCCTAGAGCataattttgattttcaggagacCAGATTTATTCACTGTTCACAAACAACTCTATTGGTAGAATATGTTTCCATATGGCCAAATGAGGATTTCAAGTAATATAAGAAACAGTGATTTTTGTCCACTGCTTAGaataaagaattttctttttgtgccaTAGATCAAATTTGAGGTTTAATTTGCTTGGCAGAGCCTTTTTACCTGTAGGCCGTAATAAGTAAAAGTCTACCTGACTCACTGACAAAGGTTCATCTGCACTTCGATCGTCCGAAGACTTTGGAACTTCGAGTCTGTCAATGAAAGCCTGGAGCTCTTTCCTGAAGGCCTTCATCTGCGCATTGATCCGGTACAGAAGCTCGTGCTCACGTATTCTGCTGCCATCATCTTCCTCGTCCATCAGTCCAAAGAGGTCCCCATTAGCCACATAAATCCTTGCCTCTGTGATGATGGTGCTCGTGTCGGAAATTAAGCGATCTATTGTCTTGCCCAGCCGCTCCGCTTCAGAGCGAATGTCCTTCATCTGCTGCCTGTCAGTGAAGCTTTTCTGCCACCCAGACGGCGTTGGATAAAAAGACCTCGTAGGTGTCAGGCACCGAATGTTGCGCACCTCTTCGGAGTCACTTTCCCCCCCAATGGGACCTTCCCTTTTGCGGTGAGGGGGGCGGGAATCATCATCActctccttttttcctgcaTCGCTTTCCGCATCGCTGTCTCTAGGGCTGCCACGGATACCCAGATGGGAGGCCAAGTCGTAGCGCTGCATGTTGGACATTAGGACTCTGTTCTCATACTGGAGCTGCATGACTTTGCCACTCAGCTCGTTGATCTGCATTCGTGCAGCTTTTAGCTCCTCCTGTAACGCTTCTGTCTTGGCATTATCATGGTGCCTGGAGCTCTCATGGGCCCCAGACTTGTACTTGTATTTGTTCAGCTCAGCTGTTATGcgtttgttttgttcttctaAATCAGCTACATTTCTCCTCAGCAATTCTGTTTCATCTTCTACTAGCTGCAAATGCTGTCGTAATTCTGACAGGGATTCATTCTGCTCTCCCAGGAGTGGGTTAGTGGTCCCTGAGAAATCATCTCCTCTTAAATCATcaagctctgctttcagtcctCTATTTTCTACTTCTAGTTCCACTATTTTCCTCCCGAGAATGTTAGCTTCCTCCTCCACGAGCCTCAATCGAAGCTTGAGTTCAGCTTCTCTTGTGGTAGGTGGCCCACCTGCTTCGCCTTTTGGCAAGGGACTGTCCAAATCCCCATAAAATGACCTGTATTTTTGCAGCTCATGTTCAAATCTATCTTTCTCTTTATCAATTTTAGccattttcttcctcatcaAGGCTGCTTCTTCTTTGACAAACTGTAGCTGGCATTTCAGGTCTTCATTGTCAtccttagggaaaaaaaggagtatTTGAAGAAACTTGAAGTCAAACAGAAGACCTCCAGGGGATTGCCTTAACTTACAATTACAATTGTAATTAATTGTGATTAACAATCACAGATATGTGGCTTTAGATACTAAGATATTTTCCTGCAATATTTTTCACTCAtctataaattaaaaagaagggaaaatactATTTTGCTTGTGACTAAAATTTGCACAGTCCCCAGAAGCACCTTGGGGGATGGTAAAAGGGGGGCTTGTAAAAAACCTTGTATTTTCTATACTTGCAACATTATCAGACTTTACAGTGTTCAAAAACCCTGAAGTCAGCACAAATAGAGCTTGTAAGTCTtgtttcactgctgctgccatttACTTTGCCTAAAATAGAGAGTAGGTAAAAGCTGGTGGGTTCTGTTGCAGCACCAAGTTTGTTTAGATGGTCCTTGAGATTAGTGTCTGACTGCAGATCTGGGGTAAgagcttttccatttcacagcaTACAATAAAGGGCAAAGCAAAAAGTAAGCCAAGTGCAAATATGTAAACCATGTACCCCATTTCCATAGTTCCCTGAAGTCTCCACATAGGAATCAAGGCTACAGTTACTTGCAACATACCTCTGTTGGTGTCTGTTGtgactttttttctgattttggtAGGTCTTTGCTTCCTCTCCTCTTCAGTGATTGCTGCAATTACAACGAAAAGTACATGCACTGAATTTTTCTAAAGATATACTAAAGATGTATATAATTTGTAtgtcattaatttaaaaatatagcaAATCAAATGCAACTCtaaaggaattaatttcttgtaATTTTTGAGACACCAAATACAGAGAAAAGATGCCATAGCCCAAAAATGAAACAGCAATGGCACACAAATAAGGTTTTAGTTTAATCAGCCTGTTACCTTTTTTATTCAACATATTTTAAGACTAGTGCATTACAAATGTTTAACACATGACAAGAGTGGTAAGAAAACAGGCATCCCAAGTGGTAACTTACAGGTTGGAAAGCTGAGACAAGCAGTGAGACCCAGCTCCCCCATTTGATATTAATCCTGGTGGGGCCAGGGCACTTTAAAAAAGCCTTAGTCTTGGACTTTGTGGTAGGACAGCTATTCATAAAACTGTGTCACTGAGATCTGTAGCTGACTCCAGTGTGCATCTACAAGCACGCCTTTCTCTGTGTCCCACCCTCAGGCTTCAAGTTTGCAGTGTACTGCAGTCACACCTCCCTAAGTGTACACTAGAGACAAACTCACACACAGCTCTGGTCACTAggtttgttctgttttcagaTCATATTCAAGTAAATGCCATTTAAAACTGCTTGGACTACAAAATTCTAAAGAGAAACAAATCATACCAGCTCAAGAACAGAAACGCACAAACACAGATCTGCACCAACATTTGAGTGAGATTCTTTGGTGTCCCCTCATCTGCTATATAGCCCAAGAGAGTAGAAAATAAACTCCTGCTTTCAGAGCAGGATGCACTGGGATTGAAGCCAGCTAGTGTATCCATCAAAAATCTTGTAGCTTCTGACAGCAGAAACTTTGTTATGGAAAAGCCGCAGCAGTGGAAAACAACTGCCACCATCCCACTGGCGACACTCAGTACTGATCATCAAGAAAACAGCAGGAGAGAGGCACACGAATGAGAGAATATGTTCATACCCCACTTGCAGTTGTTCCCAGTTTTTGTGTTCCCCAGGTAAACTGTAGGTCCCAAGGCAGGCCAGTGATAACCAACACCATCTCCTCCTGAGATTGTGCTCTGGTAGAAACATCATGTGAGAAATATACTCCTTCCTGCACCAGCCATGGGAGAATCCATCTCCATCTAAAAGCCATCCAGTTCCACAGACTGGGAATTAAAATATGTTCATAATTCTCAAGAAACAGAGTAGAGTGGGTAGGTATGCTGCACATAACAATCGTGTGCACTATTTGCCTGCTGGTACCAATCATCCTCTTCCTTCTGCAGATCAAGTCTATTAAAAATCCCTACACTCATGGACTGCTCACTAAAAAGGAAAAGTTAATGGCACAGAAAGATTCACATGTAAATCAAATTTTTATGTCTCCTGCAGAAACATTGAAGGCTCTCAGTAGaccaaacaataaaacaaatcaAAGATCATAGTTAGATAGCTGGATAGCTGTAAAATACAGGCTTCTAATggaaaatacatgaaaatagTTAAATTAACTCATTTATCCCTTTAAGTATAACCCAGCAACTTTGGAATCCAGTCTACAAACAAAATGGTTCTTTTACAGAGTCACCCACAAGTTATCCTATTGTAGAAATGGTACATGGATTTTTGAAagggttgttttgttgttttcttttagaaTTGGCAAGTTTATAAAGACCTAAACTTTCAAAGGAGTAGGTTCCTCCTCTGTATTATCATTACTTATACCACTGTGTATCACCACtttgaaaaaaacagttttttcAAATCAGTTTACACTGCAAACTTTTCCTTGCCCTGTATTTATGCCAATACCACCCACTGATAacaataatattaaataaataaatacatacataaataAGCTCTGGCTAAACTATATTTCTGCTTTATTACCTAAATGCCTTTTGCTCACCTTGTTGAGCTCAGCATCTCTCCAGAAATAATGAAGTTCTGGAATGCTGGGCTGAAACTTCTTTTGTACCCTATGACTTTTCAGAAGATAAGAGATATAAGAAAAAGTACTTTTCTAGGTTTGATGTGAAACAAAATGCAcgtttttctcctttcttgttctaatttttttttgttccttttagtAGTCAGGATAGCAACATTCTAATTACAACAGTTGTGGCTCTGTAATGATTATGCACTACTTTCTATTCTGCTCTACTTGAATTACAACCAACTCTCCAGAGCTTGTATTGTTcacaaaaaaaatatcccagCATTTAGCAAATATTTTATAGCAGAAAGCAATGAAGAACATGCACAATTGAATTAGCAGGATGATGTGGGTAAGCAGATTAGGCCCAACTGGAATTGGTATGATCTCTTTTTATATGAAAAAGACCATGAGACAATTTCTGATCACTAGAGGTTAAGATCTCACACATCTCAGCCGACAGAAAATATCCTCACAATCACAGTGTCCTACAACATCACGTCAGGGTACTGAGGCAATGGCAATATCACACTAAACAAAGAATGCCACATATCAAGAAGCATATTCTGCtattaatattaaatttttGCTATAAATACTAAATTTTTGAGAGTTTGTTCCAGATGTGCATTTCAGAATTTACAGTGGCTACTCTTTCTATCAATTCTCTCAAGCCTTGTACTACTGCAGTCTTCCAGTTCAGTTttcaacatgaaaaaaattattgctgCTAATGAAATAAGCAATAAAATTCATCacagcaaaatggaaaaaaataaaaaaatattcaaactaACATATGGCAGAACGAAAAAATAGCAACTCGGACTCCTGCTTGCAAATCTTCATACTAAACCAAGACTGAACACTACTAAAATTGTCTGTACATTTTTTGTCACTAAAACCCacctctgctgctttctcaaCTGTAGCAAAAAATCTGCCCTTCATATGCTGGAATTGGTTTTGGGAGTTTGTTTTGAAGGAGAGTTTGTGGgctcagataattttttttccatataattaaaaaaatcctattcAGAAGTGTCCACAGCCTAGATAAGACTGCAGATAAGGCTTGTATTAGATGCAAACCAGATCACACACAAAGGGCAATTCTGCTACGGTGCTCAGCAGCATCAATTCTCCAGTGACCTTCACTGGAGTTTATCCAATGTCTTGCTGGAGATGCTAAGCACTTCTCAAGATGGCATAATCCTTCTCTTGCTAACTCTAAATTGCAAGCCAAATATGCAGTCCTAACATCACCTGTCATGCTCAGTGCTTCTCAGGTGGAAAGAGACCTGAAATCTACTCAGAGAATAACACAGTACAGAGATAATTTCATCACACTCTACTGGGTAGTAAAGCTATAAAATGAACTCTAAACCTTACAGCCTTATTCTAAGTTACAATAAATATCTCAGCAATTAATAAAGAATCCTTAAGCAAAACCTACCAAGATTTTTCAAGATGCTTATATTTGATTATTTCAAACCTGATCTAGGGGTATATTACCTAAAAATCATGGTAGGCAACCATGGGAGGAATTCCTGACATATCAAGGGATTTATGCCTGCAGAAGCCCCATAACAGCCTTTATCCCTCCACACAGAAGAGGGCAAAGGGTGTGCAGCTCCTTGAATCTCCACAGCTACCACAATCCTCCTCATCTGCACAAAACTCTGCTGTACTTGGCTATGGTTAGCTGACTCTTAACTGCTGTGACACATCTGCAGTGCTTTCAAAAATCAGAGTAAACTCAACACTTTACAGTCTTGAAATGTTGATGAATACTGAACAATTTCTGGGCTGCATAAACTTGCTGCTGTGTGGCACAGAGTGACTATGACCAGGGAAATATAAATTTGCCCTAAGCCTCTCTCTGCATTTTCCCTTTAATCAATATGGCTGTGTAACTCATGGAGCTGGATCAAATCAGACACAAGACAGATTTTTAGTTTTCTGCTACTGGGTCTAATGTAGTAAAAACTAAATTGACACTATCCATGTTGGGAAATTGAAAATTtatattctcaaaaaaaaaaaaaaatctttgtttttaaaatgtcttccTTATTCTGCAACTCATAGTGCAATTTGTCAGCAATTTGCCAGCTGAAGACCTTGGCTTTGTCTATCATTAGCACAAGTACACAGAATGATACAATACTTTACTCCTTCCACCACCATTAAAGAGCAGAAGTCTTGAGTATTTCTGTATTCTACTTGCTTGCAAAATTAAACCACAAATGAAAAAGCAGAGGATAACTGGGATGCAAAAAGCACAGCCTACCTGTCTACAAAGCAAACACTAAGCATATCCTTATTAGGGTCTTCATATTTCAACacttttatttcaaaaacaCTGCTCAGGAGcaatacaaaatgaaaacagtgtTCACTACTTCactagagagagaaaaatagttCTCATGTAGTTGAATGACTTCATATTGTAGAAGAGAAAAGAGGAGCTGGCCTCTAATATTTGTATTAtttcatttgcatttatttagGAGTTATTTCAGTTATCATTTTCAGATCCTTTACTATTATTTATcaattaaataagaaaaaatacaaaagaagggaaaaatagATGCAATATTTGCA is a window encoding:
- the MTCL3 gene encoding microtubule cross-linking factor 3 isoform X5; its protein translation is MSQPPVGGAAAEPRLHPEGSSGRKQPRASSPARARDAAPRPPPNAAKAAPAAKAPSARPPPGQAPRAARGRAAEKPARGAVQPGAGAEPPPNAATGRGGAAAAAEEPLPPPGTAEEAPPSGGGGGEREGAAAPPPKQWRGKAGRSPLKGAGEAAPAPPSSSGAGKGRGAAAGGGGYWKEGCLQSELIQFHLRKGLAAAAQMQTKGTNHSSSSGSAASAASAAAAPAEPPPAASASSPAAMAAAGAEGLRQGEAEGDGRSCGPEVALSPHLQEEMQEEMEKLREENESLKNEIDELRTEMDEMRDSFFEEDACQLQEMRHELERANKNCRILQYRLRKAERKRLRYAQTGEIDNELIRSMEQDLKVAKDVSVRLHHELENVEEKRTITEDENEKLRQQLIEVEIAKQALQNELEKMKEQSLKRRGSKDLPKSEKKSQQTPTEDDNEDLKCQLQFVKEEAALMRKKMAKIDKEKDRFEHELQKYRSFYGDLDSPLPKGEAGGPPTTREAELKLRLRLVEEEANILGRKIVELEVENRGLKAELDDLRGDDFSGTTNPLLGEQNESLSELRQHLQLVEDETELLRRNVADLEEQNKRITAELNKYKYKSGAHESSRHHDNAKTEALQEELKAARMQINELSGKVMQLQYENRVLMSNMQRYDLASHLGIRGSPRDSDAESDAGKKESDDDSRPPHRKREGPIGGESDSEEVRNIRCLTPTRSFYPTPSGWQKSFTDRQQMKDIRSEAERLGKTIDRLISDTSTIITEARIYVANGDLFGLMDEEDDGSRIREHELLYRINAQMKAFRKELQAFIDRLEVPKSSDDRSADEPLSVSQKVTDAVSLKLINYYTCIA
- the MTCL3 gene encoding microtubule cross-linking factor 3 isoform X4, whose amino-acid sequence is MSQPPVGGAAAEPRLHPEGSSGRKQPRASSPARARDAAPRPPPNAAKAAPAAKAPSARPPPGQAPRAARGRAAEKPARGAVQPGAGAEPPPNAATGRGGAAAAAEEPLPPPGTAEEAPPSGGGGGEREGAAAPPPKQWRGKAGRSPLKGAGEAAPAPPSSSGAGKGRGAAAGGGGYWKEGCLQSELIQFHLRKGLAAAAQMQTKGTNHSSSSGSAASAASAAAAPAEPPPAASASSPAAMAAAGAEGLRQGEAEGDGRSCGPEVALSPHLQEEMQEEMEKLREENESLKNEIDELRTEMDEMRDSFFEEDACQLQEMRHELERANKNCRILQYRLRKAERKRLRYAQTGEIDNELIRSMEQDLKVAKDVSVRLHHELENVEEKRTITEDENEKLRQQLIEVEIAKQALQNELEKMKEQSLKRRGSKDLPKSEKKSQQTPTEDDNEDLKCQLQFVKEEAALMRKKMAKIDKEKDRFEHELQKYRSFYGDLDSPLPKGEAGGPPTTREAELKLRLRLVEEEANILGRKIVELEVENRGLKAELDDLRGDDFSGTTNPLLGEQNESLSELRQHLQLVEDETELLRRNVADLEEQNKRITAELNKYKYKSGAHESSRHHDNAKTEALQEELKAARMQINELSGKVMQLQYENRVLMSNMQRYDLASHLGIRGSPRDSDAESDAGKKESDDDSRPPHRKREGPIGGESDSEEVRNIRCLTPTRSFYPTPSGWQKSFTDRQQMKDIRSEAERLGKTIDRLISDTSTIITEARIYVANGDLFGLMDEEDDGSRIREHELLYRINAQMKAFRKELQAFIDRLEVPKSSDDRSADEPLSNCLREVLGSKLLADSRSFAMKNENYLPLFYHAIL
- the MTCL3 gene encoding microtubule cross-linking factor 3 isoform X2 translates to MSQPPVGGAAAEPRLHPEGSSGRKQPRASSPARARDAAPRPPPNAAKAAPAAKAPSARPPPGQAPRAARGRAAEKPARGAVQPGAGAEPPPNAATGRGGAAAAAEEPLPPPGTAEEAPPSGGGGGEREGAAAPPPKQWRGKAGRSPLKGAGEAAPAPPSSSGAGKGRGAAAGGGGYWKEGCLQSELIQFHLRKGLAAAAQMQTKGTNHSSSSGSAASAASAAAAPAEPPPAASASSPAAMAAAGAEGLRQGEAEGDGRSCGPEVALSPHLQEEMQEEMEKLREENESLKNEIDELRTEMDEMRDSFFEEDACQLQEMRHELERANKNCRILQYRLRKAERKRLRYAQTGEIDNELIRSMEQDLKVAKDVSVRLHHELENVEEKRTITEDENEKLRQQLIEVEIAKQALQNELEKMKEQSLKRRGSKDLPKSEKKSQQTPTEDDNEDLKCQLQFVKEEAALMRKKMAKIDKEKDRFEHELQKYRSFYGDLDSPLPKGEAGGPPTTREAELKLRLRLVEEEANILGRKIVELEVENRGLKAELDDLRGDDFSGTTNPLLGEQNESLSELRQHLQLVEDETELLRRNVADLEEQNKRITAELNKYKYKSGAHESSRHHDNAKTEALQEELKAARMQINELSGKVMQLQYENRVLMSNMQRYDLASHLGIRGSPRDSDAESDAGKKESDDDSRPPHRKREGPIGGESDSEEVRNIRCLTPTRSFYPTPSGWQKSFTDRQQMKDIRSEAERLGKTIDRLISDTSTIITEARIYVANGDLFGLMDEEDDGSRIREHELLYRINAQMKAFRKELQAFIDRLEVPKSSDDRSADEPLSVSQNCLREVLGSKLLADSRSFAMKNENYLPLFYHAIL